The genomic window GGCGATCTGGTCGTCTACCACGCTCAGCCAGTTGCTCCAGCTGAACTGGTAGGGCCAGCCGGCGTAGTAGTCCGAGAGCCGGTTGACGACCTTCGCGCCGGCCCTGGCCGCCTTCGGCGCCACCGTGAGGACGTCGCCGGTCCCCTGCTGATGGCCACCCTGCGGTTTCTGCACGAAGGTGTTCGGCTTGATCGCCTGCACCAGGTTGTCAGCCGGCGTACTGGCGTTGGCGAGTCCGTACAGCGAGCCGGTCGCGACATGGGTGACCGGCCGGAGTACCTGGTTGGCGTTGACCACGAGGGTCGTGGACGGGGACGCGGCCGCCTGAGCGGACGGCGACCCGGTGAACACGACGGAAGCCACGGCCAATACTGCGGCTCCCAGCCCGGCGGCGCTTGTCAGCGACAGGCCGGGTCGGTGATGCGCGAATCCACGCATGACGAAATGCTCTCCAGGATGGGGTGGGGGGTTGAGCATGACGACGGCACAGAGCACCGTCGGCAGGAGGCCGCCCGTCCTGCGGCATCGCGTCTTCCGGTGCACGGCACGAACCGTTGCGCAAACGAGCAACGGTTTTCTCAATGCCTAACATAAGAGTGCTCCGAGGGGGGGTCAAGGGATAGTGCACGGCGGTTTCCCGGACCGGTCCGCGCGGTCGGGTCGCTTGCCCCGCGCGCCTCGGGACCCGCCCTCCAGAACCCCGGGGCCGCCGGCGGCCGGCCGATCGCACACGCTCCCGAACCCGGGCGCCGCATAGGCAACGGAGTGCCCAGGTGGTCGCGGTGGCGGCCGGAGGACCGCCGTTCTCCACGACCTCTTCGAGGGCGTCGCAGCTGCGCGGTGACCTTTGCCATGCCGCCGGACGAAGCCGGGGAATCGCCACGCGGCGGAATTCGTCGCGGGGACCGGCGCCGTACGGTAGTAATCGATGCCGTGACGGAAAAAGGTCCGAAGAGATCGGCTCGACCATGACCGAACCCAGCCGGCAGCGGCTACCGAGCCCGTCCGACGCGACAGCCAGGCCCTCGCCCTTGCCACCACCCGCCCAAACAGCCGAAACGGCCGCCGAAGAGGCCGGCCGCGAGGTGGCCGGATACTGGCTCAGGCGTTGTACCCGCCGTGGGCGTCTAGCACCGCGCCCGTGACGTATGACGCGCAGGGACCGGCCAGGAAGGCGATCGCCGCAGCGATCTCGTCGGGATGACCCATGCGCTGCAGGGACAGAGAGCTCAGAAGGGCCTTGAGAGTGTCGGGGTCAGGCGGTTCCATTCCGCTCTCCATCAGCCCGGCCTCCACGACGTTGGCCGTGATGCCCCGGGGTCCGAGGTCCCGCGCGACGCCCATGGTGTACCGCTCGATCCCCGCTTTGGTGGCCGAGTAGTCGGCAAGGCCCGGGACGCCGACCCGGGTGCCGAGTCCGGAACTCACCGAGATGATTCGGCCGTTCGGGCGCAGCACTCGAGCGGCGGCCCGGATGATGGCGATCACGCCGAGGTAGTTGGTGGCGTGCATCCGGTCCAGTGCGGCAGTGTCAACCTCAGGGTCGTCCACCGTGCGACCCTGCTCCGGCGAGATCGCGGCGTTGTTGACGAGGATGTCCAGGCCGCCAAAGCGGGCGACTACGCTGTCGATAAGCGCCGGCGCCTGGCTCATGTCCGCCTGGTCGGACTTGAAGGCGGCGGCGTTCGCTCCTTCTGCACGGACCTCGTCGACGACCCCCTGCGCTTGCTTCTCGGAGTTGACGTACGTGAACGCAACGTCGGCGCCCTGCTCGGCCAGCATCCGTACAGTAGCGGCTCCCAGTCCACGAGATCCTCCAGTGACCAGGGCGACACTCCCCGTGAGCGGCTTGTTCATTCTCATCACCTCGCTGATTGACACCTTCCAACAGTCGCAACGATAGTTGTTACATCAGGTAGTCGCAACTAGTCCTGTTACGACTCTCTGGTAGCGTTTGAGTAAGACGACGGAGAGGTGGAGGGGTCATGAGCGCGAACAGCAGGCTGACCATCGCGGCCCACGCGCTGGCCTGGATCGGCCTCTACCAGCGCCAGGGCCACGATGTCGCCACCTCCGAGCAGATCGCGACCAGCGCGAACACCAATCCCGTGGTGATCAGGCGGCTGCTCGGTGAACTGCGCGCGGCGGGGCTCGTGGAGTCTCGGCGGGGCGCGGGTGCAGGCTGGTCGCTGGCGAGCGAGTTGGAGTCGATGACCCTGCTCGACGTCTACAAGGCTGTGGAACCCGGCCCGCTGTTCGCGCTGCACCGTGCAGCGCCAGACCAGGGGTGTGCGGTGGGTTACGGCATAAAGCCAGCGATGCAGGGCATCTACGAGCACATCGAGGAGACCCTGAGGCACGAGCTGGCCCGCGTCACGCTGGAGGACGTACTCCGGGACGTCCTCGCGGCATCTCGCGAGGCGTCTGCTGAAACCGTTACTGGCCAGTCCTACAGCAGGATCTCGGTGCCTGACCTGCGGTAGTGTCGCGTCGGTGTCCGCGGTTCCGTCGGGATGACCTCGCCTTTCGGCCACAGCCAAGCGGCATCGGCGCCGGGCTAAGCTGACTCGTATGCCGAACACGAACGAGCACGCCTCGGGCGGGGGGGTACAGGTGTCGGCCCGTGGCGAGCGTGCGGAGCAGGCGCTTGTCGATGCAGTGCTCGACTTGATCAACGAATCGGGTGTCGCCGGCCTCACCATCGACAACATCGCCCGGCGAGCCAAGGTCGGCAAACCGACCATCTACCGCCGCTGGAGCAGCAAGGAAGGACTCGTTGCCTACGCCATGGGGCATGCCGAGGTGCCGCCCCCTATCGATGCCGACGGCGAACTGTTCTCGACGCTGGTCACCGTCCTGACCAACCTGAACGAGCGCTTGACGTCGACACGGGTAGGTCGCGCGTGGTGTCGGCTCATCGGTTCCGACGACCGCTATTCCGAGGCGACCCGTCTTTACACGGAGGACTTCATCGCCCCACGCATCGTCGACCTCGCGCGCCTCCTCCAACGCGAGGTGGACGCAGGCACGCTTCGTGAGGACATCGATACGCTCTCCGCAGTCAACATGATGATTTCGACCGTCGTAGGCGGGGTCGTGAACGTCCAGCCGACGGGGCACCCGGTTCCGCCCGTCGATGCGATCGTCCACACGTTTCTCACCGGCCTCAAACAACGGTCCCCCGCATAACGACCTTGCCGAAGGTGCTCGTGCTGCGCTTCCTGACGGCTGTTCCGCCGTGCTGGTACAGCCGATGAACTTCTGACTTCGCCGGGGACGTCACGGCGATTTCCAGCGCCGCCGAGGCGCCGGGCCTGCGGACGGCGAGCGGCGACAGGTCGCTGCGGGCCCCCGCGTCAGCCTGCGCAGGCCATGCGGGCGGACCACGACAGCGACCGGGGTGCAGCCAGTGGAGCAGTCGAGGGTGCAACGGTCCACATGGCCACCCGACGCGGCATCCCCACGTCGGGTGGCCATGTCAGGGTTGGCCTCCCGGCGTGTCAGGCAAAAGCCCGGCGGACGAGGTCCTGCTGTTCTGCCGTGTGCCGGCGAGCGGACCCGACGGCGGGAGCGGAGGCGGCCGGCCTGCTCACACATTCGACAGGTGTGGGGAGCAGGTCGGCGATCCGGGGGTCCACGAAGGTCCACGCGCCCTGGTTGGCCGGCTCCTCCTGGATCCAGCGCACCTCGACGCCGGACGGGTACCTGGACAGTTCGGCCGCCAGTTCGTCACTAGGAAACGGATACAGCCGCTCCAGTGTGACAATTGCGGTCCCGGGCTGTCCCGACGCACGCCGGTGCGCGTCCAGGTCGTAGAAGACCTTGCCCGAGCACAGCAGCACCCGCTCGGTCCTGCGGGGGTCCTGGGTGGAGTCGGGGAGGACCGGCCGGAAGGAGCCGCCGGTGAACTCCGCCAGGCCTGAGACCGCGGTCTTCAGTCGCAGCATGGACTTGGGGGTGAAGACCACCAGTGGCCTGGGCCGGTCGGCCAGGCCCTGTCCCCTGAGCAGGTGGAAGTAGTTGCCTGGCAGCGACGGGTTGGCCACCGTCATGTTGTCGTCGGCGCACAACTGCAGGAAGCGTTCCAGGCGGCCCGAGGAGTGGTCTGGCCCCTGCCCTTCCAGGCCGTGCGGTAGCAGCAGTGTGACGCCGGAGCGCTGGCCCCACTTCTGCTCCGAGGAGGAGACGTACTCGTCGACCACCATCTGGGCGCCGTTGGCGAAGTCGCCGAACTGCGCCTCCCACAGCACCAGGCCCTCCGGCCGGGCAAGTGAATAGCCGTATTCGAAGGCCAGCACGGCCAGTTCGGACAGCTGCGAGTCGTACGGAGTGAAGCGGGCCGCGCCCGGGCCGAGGGTGTTGAGCGGGGTGTGCTCCTGGCCGGTGCGGCGGTCGGTGAGGACGGCGTGCCGCTGGCCGAAGGTGCCCCGGCGGGAGTCCTGCCCGGCCAGCCGTACCGGCACCCCGTCGAGGATCAGCGACCCGATCGCGAGGGCCTCAGCGGTGGCCCAGTCGACTTGGCCGCCGTCCAGCATGGCGATGCGTCGTTGCAACTGCGGCAGAACGCGCGGGTGCGTGGTGAAGCCCGCCGGCACTGTGATCTGGGTGGCCACGACGCGCTGAAGTGTCGCCTCGCCGACCGCTGTCGCGCCCGGGCTGGCTGCTCGGTCACCCGCAACGCGGACCGGCTCCGGCGCGCCGTCGGGCGAGGAGGCACCGGCGGTCTCGGCGAAGGCCTGGTCCAGACGGTCCCGGTAATCCTGCCGGGCACGTTCGACCTCCTGCTCTCCGATGACTCCCGCACCCAGCAGTGACTGGGCATACAGCTGCCGCACCGATGACCGCGCGGCGATGCGGTCGTACATGGCCGGCTGGGTGATGGAGGGGTCGTCGACCTCGCTGTGCCCGTGACGCCGGTAGCAGACCAGATCGATGACGACGTCCTTACCGAACGCGCCGCGGTAACGGAACGCGAGTTGCGCCACCCGGTCGACCGCTTCGGGATCGTCTCCGTTGACGTGGAGGATCGGGGCCTCCACGGTCCGCGCGACGTCGGTCGCGTACGTACTGGATCGCCCGCCGGCGGCTGCGGTGGTGAACCCCAACTGATTGTTGATGATCACATGGACCGTTCCGCCGGTGCGATAGCCCGGCAGCTGCGACATGTTCAGTGTCTCGGCCACCACGCCCTGGCCGGCGAAGGCGGCATCGCCGTGGACCACGACGGGCAGTACTGACAGCGGCCCGTGGCTGTCATCCGCGGCATCCTGCCGCCCCCGCACGACCCCCTGCGCCACGGGCCCCACGATCTCCAGATGGGACGGGTTCGCCATGACGGACACGGCGACCGCGCGGCCGTCCGCGGTGTGGAAGGTGCCGGCAGCCCCGAGGTGGTACTTCACGTCGCCGGAGCCCTGGGCGGAGCGGATGTCGACCGCGTCCTCGAACTCGTCGAAGATCTGCGCGTACGGCTTGCCCACGATGTTCGCCAGCACGTTCAGCC from Streptomyces sp. NBC_01198 includes these protein-coding regions:
- a CDS encoding multifunctional oxoglutarate decarboxylase/oxoglutarate dehydrogenase thiamine pyrophosphate-binding subunit/dihydrolipoyllysine-residue succinyltransferase subunit gives rise to the protein MLSPSDRAPSVPHPGEFGINEWFVDEFRERYLRDPDSVDPVWREYFRASAATSEVTKGGVPLEHAAATAGGADAELVVKAVRVAALIHSYRVRGHLVAATNPLAAEPSSGHPDLEPSGHGLVAADAAREFPVNGFAGCGSMTLAELQGALRDAYCGTTGIEYMHIQSPQERLWIQQHVEGPQPRHGRAEQLRILHRLGAAEAFETFLHTKYVGQKRYSLEGGESAIVLLDALLACAARLGTREVVIGMAHRGRLNVLANIVGKPYAQIFDEFEDAVDIRSAQGSGDVKYHLGAAGTFHTADGRAVAVSVMANPSHLEIVGPVAQGVVRGRQDAADDSHGPLSVLPVVVHGDAAFAGQGVVAETLNMSQLPGYRTGGTVHVIINNQLGFTTAAAGGRSSTYATDVARTVEAPILHVNGDDPEAVDRVAQLAFRYRGAFGKDVVIDLVCYRRHGHSEVDDPSITQPAMYDRIAARSSVRQLYAQSLLGAGVIGEQEVERARQDYRDRLDQAFAETAGASSPDGAPEPVRVAGDRAASPGATAVGEATLQRVVATQITVPAGFTTHPRVLPQLQRRIAMLDGGQVDWATAEALAIGSLILDGVPVRLAGQDSRRGTFGQRHAVLTDRRTGQEHTPLNTLGPGAARFTPYDSQLSELAVLAFEYGYSLARPEGLVLWEAQFGDFANGAQMVVDEYVSSSEQKWGQRSGVTLLLPHGLEGQGPDHSSGRLERFLQLCADDNMTVANPSLPGNYFHLLRGQGLADRPRPLVVFTPKSMLRLKTAVSGLAEFTGGSFRPVLPDSTQDPRRTERVLLCSGKVFYDLDAHRRASGQPGTAIVTLERLYPFPSDELAAELSRYPSGVEVRWIQEEPANQGAWTFVDPRIADLLPTPVECVSRPAASAPAVGSARRHTAEQQDLVRRAFA
- a CDS encoding Rrf2 family transcriptional regulator encodes the protein MSANSRLTIAAHALAWIGLYQRQGHDVATSEQIATSANTNPVVIRRLLGELRAAGLVESRRGAGAGWSLASELESMTLLDVYKAVEPGPLFALHRAAPDQGCAVGYGIKPAMQGIYEHIEETLRHELARVTLEDVLRDVLAASREASAETVTGQSYSRISVPDLR
- a CDS encoding SDR family NAD(P)-dependent oxidoreductase, with the translated sequence MRMNKPLTGSVALVTGGSRGLGAATVRMLAEQGADVAFTYVNSEKQAQGVVDEVRAEGANAAAFKSDQADMSQAPALIDSVVARFGGLDILVNNAAISPEQGRTVDDPEVDTAALDRMHATNYLGVIAIIRAAARVLRPNGRIISVSSGLGTRVGVPGLADYSATKAGIERYTMGVARDLGPRGITANVVEAGLMESGMEPPDPDTLKALLSSLSLQRMGHPDEIAAAIAFLAGPCASYVTGAVLDAHGGYNA
- a CDS encoding TetR/AcrR family transcriptional regulator — encoded protein: MPNTNEHASGGGVQVSARGERAEQALVDAVLDLINESGVAGLTIDNIARRAKVGKPTIYRRWSSKEGLVAYAMGHAEVPPPIDADGELFSTLVTVLTNLNERLTSTRVGRAWCRLIGSDDRYSEATRLYTEDFIAPRIVDLARLLQREVDAGTLREDIDTLSAVNMMISTVVGGVVNVQPTGHPVPPVDAIVHTFLTGLKQRSPA